A region of Streptomyces sp. NBC_01267 DNA encodes the following proteins:
- a CDS encoding mycothiol transferase — protein sequence MNTAEVLADAFERIQESVHGAVEGLSEEALSTRLDGGANSIAWLVWHLSRIQDDHVAGAAGLEQVWLTGGWADRFGLPFPEGETGYGQNSKQVTQVRVGADLLLGYFDAVHEQTAGFVRGLDDAALDRVVDETWSPPVTLGVRLVSVIADDLQHAGQAAFVRGALARR from the coding sequence ATGAACACCGCAGAGGTCCTGGCAGACGCATTCGAGCGCATTCAGGAGTCCGTGCACGGCGCGGTCGAAGGGCTGTCGGAGGAAGCCCTCTCCACCAGACTGGACGGCGGGGCGAATTCGATCGCTTGGCTCGTATGGCATCTGTCGCGGATCCAGGACGACCATGTGGCCGGAGCCGCCGGTCTGGAACAGGTGTGGCTCACCGGGGGCTGGGCGGACCGCTTCGGTCTGCCCTTCCCGGAGGGCGAGACCGGATACGGCCAGAACAGCAAGCAGGTGACGCAGGTGCGGGTGGGCGCCGATCTGCTGCTCGGCTACTTCGACGCGGTGCACGAGCAGACGGCCGGGTTCGTCCGCGGGCTCGACGACGCCGCGCTCGACCGGGTGGTCGACGAGACGTGGTCGCCGCCGGTCACCCTCGGGGTCCGGCTGGTCAGTGTCATCGCCGACGACCTGCAGCATGCCGGCCAGGCGGCCTTCGTCCGGGGGGCCCTGGCCCGCCGTTAG
- a CDS encoding GH92 family glycosyl hydrolase produces the protein MLFRPSRAPGRTAASATAVGLAAALAATLLAPAAEAASAVAHPTAYVDPLIGTANGGNTYPGADAPYGMIGWSPTSTAGDQTNTAAANGYSYDTTRMRGLSLTHVNGAGCAPGAAGDIPIMPFVGDVTTSPSADTKDAVYAADFTHADESATPGRYQVGLASGASADLAVSERAGVGDFAFPAGKPANLLFRVSNSLNGSEDAHVDIDTVHRKVTGWVLTGAFCGRRANGGTNNRKSYYKLYFSASFDRAFSTTGTWKDGTLSPGSVTGSGGEGYATGADRAGRGSGGWVGFDTSSDNDVRMRLGISYVSLAGAETNLRKEIVPRASAADVAKRTRAAWDRELRAVRISGGSTAQRTAFYTALYHALMQPSLISDTDGRYPGMDGVPHRIGRGQQAQYSNFSGWDQYRAQIQLLAALKPEVAGDFAQSLYNFSRQNGGVWDRWVHINGATHVMTGDPTAATLATFYAMGVRNFDYRGAFDSLVRQATVPVPDDLSDAGCPGQCTGQRPNLAQYLTSHYAPQDTCHCWGGAAETLEDAVADSALAKWAQLLGRTKEAADFTERGGWWRNVFNPEATADGGYIQARNTDGSWVTPFSPGSELGFAQGTSATYSWMVPQDVQGLAGAMGGRETAAQRLDGFFHRADGSWSVKGGDALRYDPTNEPGIHAPWLYNGLGQPWKTQATVREILDTVYGTGPAGLPGNDDLGTMSAWYVFSALGLYPQTPGSATMLVGAPLFPKAVISRAGRGDITVSAPGADSAHRYIGGLSVNGRGSDRSWTDASLITSGGSLTYRLTDRPDTTWATAPGSLPH, from the coding sequence ATGCTCTTCAGACCGTCCCGCGCCCCCGGCAGAACCGCGGCGTCAGCGACCGCCGTCGGGCTGGCCGCCGCACTGGCCGCCACCCTGCTCGCACCGGCGGCCGAGGCCGCATCGGCCGTGGCACACCCGACCGCCTATGTCGATCCGCTGATCGGCACGGCGAACGGCGGCAACACCTATCCGGGGGCCGACGCGCCGTACGGAATGATCGGCTGGTCCCCGACCAGCACGGCCGGCGACCAGACGAACACCGCCGCCGCCAACGGCTACTCGTACGACACGACCCGGATGCGGGGCCTGAGCCTCACCCATGTCAACGGCGCCGGATGCGCGCCCGGCGCCGCGGGAGACATCCCGATCATGCCGTTCGTGGGGGACGTCACCACCTCGCCCTCGGCGGACACCAAGGACGCCGTCTACGCCGCCGACTTCACCCACGCGGACGAGAGCGCCACTCCGGGCCGCTACCAGGTCGGCCTCGCCTCCGGGGCCTCCGCCGATCTCGCCGTGAGCGAGCGGGCCGGGGTGGGCGATTTCGCCTTTCCCGCGGGCAAGCCCGCGAATCTGCTCTTCCGCGTCTCCAACTCGCTCAACGGCAGCGAGGACGCACATGTCGACATCGACACCGTGCACCGCAAGGTGACCGGCTGGGTGCTCACCGGAGCCTTCTGCGGCCGACGCGCCAACGGGGGTACCAACAACCGTAAGAGCTACTACAAGCTCTACTTCAGCGCCTCCTTCGACCGGGCCTTCTCCACCACGGGCACCTGGAAGGACGGAACGCTCTCCCCCGGATCGGTCACGGGTTCGGGCGGCGAGGGATACGCGACGGGGGCGGACCGCGCGGGCCGCGGTTCGGGCGGCTGGGTCGGCTTCGACACCTCGTCCGACAACGATGTCAGGATGCGTCTCGGCATCTCGTACGTCAGCCTCGCGGGCGCCGAGACCAACCTCCGCAAGGAGATCGTGCCGCGTGCGAGCGCCGCCGACGTCGCGAAGCGCACCCGCGCGGCCTGGGACCGCGAACTGCGCGCCGTGCGGATCAGCGGCGGCAGCACCGCACAGCGCACCGCCTTCTACACCGCGCTGTACCACGCGCTGATGCAGCCGAGCCTGATCAGTGACACCGACGGCCGCTACCCCGGCATGGACGGCGTGCCGCACCGGATCGGCCGGGGCCAGCAGGCGCAGTACAGCAACTTCTCGGGCTGGGACCAGTACCGTGCGCAGATCCAGCTGCTGGCCGCGCTGAAGCCGGAGGTGGCCGGCGACTTCGCGCAGTCGCTGTACAACTTCTCCCGCCAGAACGGCGGTGTGTGGGACCGCTGGGTGCACATCAACGGCGCCACGCACGTCATGACGGGTGATCCCACGGCGGCGACGCTGGCCACCTTCTACGCCATGGGCGTCCGCAACTTCGACTACCGCGGCGCCTTCGACTCGCTGGTGCGCCAGGCCACCGTTCCGGTGCCGGACGATCTGTCGGACGCCGGGTGCCCCGGACAGTGCACCGGACAACGCCCCAACCTGGCACAGTACTTGACCTCGCACTACGCGCCCCAGGACACCTGCCACTGCTGGGGCGGCGCGGCCGAGACCCTGGAGGACGCGGTCGCCGACTCCGCACTCGCGAAGTGGGCCCAGCTGCTCGGCCGTACGAAGGAGGCCGCCGACTTCACCGAACGCGGCGGCTGGTGGCGCAATGTCTTCAACCCGGAGGCCACCGCGGACGGCGGTTACATCCAGGCCCGCAACACCGACGGTTCCTGGGTGACGCCCTTCAGCCCCGGCAGCGAGCTCGGCTTCGCGCAGGGCACCAGCGCGACCTACAGCTGGATGGTCCCGCAGGATGTCCAGGGCCTGGCCGGCGCGATGGGCGGGCGGGAGACCGCGGCGCAGCGGCTGGACGGATTCTTCCACCGGGCGGACGGCTCCTGGTCGGTCAAGGGCGGTGACGCCCTGCGCTACGACCCGACCAACGAGCCCGGTATCCACGCCCCGTGGCTCTACAACGGGCTCGGCCAGCCGTGGAAGACCCAGGCCACGGTCCGGGAGATCCTCGACACCGTCTACGGCACCGGTCCGGCCGGCCTGCCGGGCAACGACGACCTGGGCACGATGTCCGCCTGGTACGTGTTCTCGGCGCTCGGCCTGTATCCGCAGACCCCGGGCAGCGCCACCATGCTCGTGGGCGCACCGCTGTTCCCGAAGGCGGTGATCAGCCGCGCGGGCCGGGGTGACATCACGGTCAGCGCTCCTGGCGCCGATTCCGCGCACCGCTACATCGGCGGCCTGTCGGTCAACGGCCGTGGCAGCGACCGTTCCTGGACCGACGCGTCCCTGATCACCTCGGGCGGCAGCCTCACCTACCGGCTGACGGACCGGCCCGACACCACCTGGGCCACCGCGCCGGGCAGCCTTCCGCACTGA
- a CDS encoding DNA polymerase ligase N-terminal domain-containing protein, whose translation MSDEEALRTYRGKRHFDTTSEPRGETGGSGDAPCFVVQIHDARRMHFDFRLEVAGVLKSWAVPKGPSADPRDKRLAVPTEDHPLEYREFEGVIPRGEYGGGTVIVWDEGTYRPLSHDRRGRGIPFAESLERGHATFWLDGTKLHGEYALTRFHGGADSTDPEAWLLVKAREKTGKERGAPAEARDGSTSHGTGKERTGGSAGPTDPRRARSVRTGRTLQEVADGAAAQDEER comes from the coding sequence ATGAGCGATGAAGAGGCGCTGCGGACCTACCGTGGCAAACGGCATTTCGATACGACGTCGGAGCCCCGCGGTGAGACCGGCGGGTCCGGTGACGCCCCCTGTTTCGTGGTGCAGATCCATGACGCGCGCCGGATGCACTTCGACTTCCGGCTGGAGGTGGCGGGCGTACTGAAGTCCTGGGCCGTGCCGAAGGGCCCGTCGGCCGACCCGCGGGACAAGCGGCTCGCCGTACCGACCGAGGACCACCCGCTGGAGTACCGGGAGTTCGAGGGGGTGATCCCGCGCGGCGAGTACGGCGGCGGCACCGTCATCGTGTGGGACGAGGGGACCTACCGCCCGCTCAGCCACGACCGCCGGGGCCGTGGCATCCCGTTCGCGGAGTCCCTGGAGCGCGGTCACGCCACCTTCTGGCTCGACGGGACCAAGCTGCACGGTGAGTACGCGCTCACCCGCTTCCACGGTGGCGCCGACAGCACCGACCCCGAGGCGTGGCTCCTGGTCAAGGCGAGGGAGAAAACCGGCAAGGAGAGGGGTGCCCCGGCCGAGGCCCGGGACGGCTCCACGTCGCACGGGACGGGCAAGGAACGGACCGGCGGGAGTGCGGGTCCGACGGATCCGCGCCGGGCCCGCTCGGTCCGTACCGGACGCACCCTGCAAGAGGTCGCCGACGGTGCGGCGGCGCAGGACGAGGAGCGCTGA
- a CDS encoding MFS transporter yields the protein MSHAATSGTHIITTEVPARLDRLPWSRWHWMIVIGLGTVWILDGLEVTVVGNIASRLSESGSGLSITDSQVTGLGAALYVAGACSGALVFGWLTDRFGRKKLFLVTLAVYLAATAMTALSFSAWWFFLFRFLTGFGIGGEYAAINSAIDELIPGKYRGRVDLIINGSYWLGAMGGALLSVLALDTGIFPENIGWRLTFALGVVLGLVILLVRRHVPESPRWMFIHGRSDGANAIVDGVEREIEQEKGIELPEAGRSITIEQRTSVSFVEIGRTLFRSYPKRATLGFSLFIGQAFLYNAITFGFSSILVKFFGVSSGTTGYFFAVIAFGNFLGPLLLGRLFDTVGRKKMISGTYILSGLLLFVTAWVFDQGWLDATTMTVCWCGVLFFASAGASSAYLTVSEIFPMETRAMAIALFYALGTAAGGISGPLVFSGLTSSGVVGDAVLAFCIGAALMVAAGLVAVVFAVDAEGRSLEDIAGPLSERPPAQAGPPDAQAV from the coding sequence ATGAGCCACGCCGCTACCTCCGGGACGCACATCATCACCACCGAGGTTCCCGCACGGCTGGACCGGCTGCCCTGGTCCCGCTGGCACTGGATGATCGTGATCGGTCTCGGGACCGTCTGGATCCTGGACGGCCTCGAAGTCACCGTCGTGGGCAACATCGCCAGCAGGCTCTCCGAGAGCGGCAGCGGGCTCTCCATCACCGACTCCCAGGTGACGGGCCTCGGCGCCGCCCTCTACGTGGCGGGCGCGTGTTCCGGCGCACTGGTCTTCGGCTGGCTCACCGACCGCTTCGGCCGCAAGAAACTCTTCCTCGTCACGCTCGCCGTCTACCTCGCGGCGACCGCGATGACAGCCCTGTCCTTCTCGGCGTGGTGGTTCTTCCTCTTCCGGTTCCTCACCGGTTTCGGGATCGGTGGCGAGTACGCGGCCATCAACTCGGCCATCGACGAACTGATCCCCGGTAAGTACCGCGGCCGGGTCGACCTGATCATCAACGGCAGTTACTGGCTCGGCGCGATGGGCGGTGCGCTGCTCTCCGTCCTGGCGCTCGACACCGGCATCTTCCCCGAGAACATCGGCTGGCGGCTCACCTTCGCACTCGGCGTCGTCCTCGGCCTGGTGATCCTGCTGGTCCGCCGGCACGTGCCGGAGAGCCCGCGGTGGATGTTCATCCACGGCAGGTCCGACGGCGCGAACGCGATCGTGGACGGCGTGGAGCGGGAGATCGAGCAGGAGAAGGGCATCGAACTGCCGGAAGCGGGGCGGTCCATCACCATCGAACAGCGGACGAGCGTCAGCTTCGTGGAGATCGGCAGGACCCTCTTCCGCTCGTATCCCAAGCGCGCCACACTCGGCTTCTCCCTCTTCATCGGACAGGCGTTCCTCTACAACGCCATCACCTTCGGGTTCAGTTCGATCCTGGTGAAGTTCTTCGGTGTGTCCAGCGGTACGACCGGCTATTTCTTCGCTGTCATCGCATTCGGGAACTTCCTCGGACCCCTGCTGCTCGGCAGGCTCTTCGACACCGTCGGGCGCAAGAAGATGATCTCGGGGACGTACATCCTCTCCGGGTTGCTGCTCTTCGTCACCGCTTGGGTGTTCGACCAGGGCTGGCTCGACGCCACCACGATGACGGTGTGCTGGTGCGGTGTGCTGTTCTTCGCGTCGGCCGGTGCCAGTTCGGCCTACCTGACGGTGAGTGAGATCTTCCCGATGGAGACCCGCGCCATGGCGATCGCGCTGTTCTACGCACTCGGCACCGCGGCGGGCGGGATCTCGGGGCCGCTGGTCTTCTCCGGTCTCACGTCGAGCGGTGTGGTCGGCGACGCGGTCCTCGCGTTCTGCATCGGCGCCGCACTGATGGTCGCGGCGGGCCTGGTCGCCGTGGTGTTCGCCGTGGACGCCGAGGGCAGGTCGCTGGAGGACATCGCCGGACCACTCTCCGAACGGCCGCCCGCGCAGGCCGGCCCGCCGGACGCGCAGGCCGTATGA
- a CDS encoding cold-shock protein, translating to MASGTVKWFNAEKGFGFIEQDGGGPDVFAHYSNINAQGFRELQEGQKVNFDITQGQKGPQAENITAA from the coding sequence ATGGCCAGTGGCACCGTTAAGTGGTTCAACGCGGAAAAGGGTTTCGGCTTCATTGAGCAGGATGGTGGGGGCCCGGACGTCTTCGCCCACTACTCCAACATCAACGCTCAGGGTTTCCGCGAGCTGCAGGAGGGTCAGAAGGTGAACTTCGACATCACGCAGGGTCAGAAGGGCCCGCAGGCGGAGAACATCACCGCGGCCTGA
- a CDS encoding S1 family peptidase, with protein MRRSTLTRTALSALLVLGTWATVGLAPASAADHSAPSAARPASDGLLSAMQHDLGLTKSQAQSRLTAEKTATSVQPKARRAAGSSYGGSWFDAATGKLTVALTDSTKADAVRATGAAVEQVAHSARQLDATKKQMDRGTAPAGVNSWHVDPEASRVVVDIVASAKNDNDVQAFVARARKTGPVSVELAPEAAKTLSAGTVGGDPYYTGNVRCSIGFSVNGGFVTAGHCAQPGAAVSGWDGSAIGTFQGSSFPGDDYAWVGVGNGWWTVPVVLGWGTVSDQLVRGSAEAPIGASICRSGSTSHWHCGNVLATDETVNYSQGAVSQLTRTNVCAEPGDSGGSFISGDQAQGVTSGGWGDCTGGGETWFQPVNEILSRYGLTLTTA; from the coding sequence TTGAGACGCAGCACGCTCACCCGCACCGCCCTGTCCGCACTCCTCGTTCTGGGAACCTGGGCGACCGTCGGACTCGCCCCGGCCTCCGCAGCCGATCACTCCGCCCCCTCCGCCGCGAGGCCGGCCTCCGACGGTCTGCTCTCGGCCATGCAGCACGATCTGGGCCTGACGAAGAGCCAGGCCCAGAGCCGCCTGACCGCAGAGAAGACCGCAACCTCCGTCCAGCCGAAGGCGCGTCGCGCCGCAGGCTCCTCGTACGGCGGCTCCTGGTTCGACGCGGCCACCGGGAAACTGACGGTCGCCCTCACCGACTCCACGAAGGCGGACGCCGTACGGGCGACCGGCGCGGCCGTCGAACAGGTGGCGCACAGCGCCCGCCAACTCGACGCGACCAAGAAGCAGATGGACAGAGGCACCGCGCCGGCGGGCGTCAACAGCTGGCACGTGGACCCCGAGGCCAGCCGGGTCGTCGTGGACATCGTCGCTTCAGCAAAGAATGACAACGATGTCCAAGCTTTTGTCGCACGCGCCAGGAAGACCGGACCCGTCTCGGTGGAGCTCGCCCCCGAGGCGGCGAAGACCCTGTCCGCGGGCACGGTGGGCGGAGATCCGTACTACACGGGCAACGTCCGCTGCTCCATCGGCTTCTCCGTCAACGGCGGTTTCGTCACCGCGGGCCACTGCGCGCAGCCGGGCGCGGCGGTCAGCGGCTGGGACGGCTCGGCCATAGGTACGTTCCAGGGTTCGTCGTTCCCAGGAGACGACTACGCCTGGGTCGGCGTCGGCAACGGCTGGTGGACGGTTCCGGTGGTCCTCGGCTGGGGCACGGTCTCCGACCAGCTGGTCCGCGGCTCCGCGGAGGCGCCCATCGGGGCCTCGATCTGCCGCTCCGGCTCCACGTCGCACTGGCACTGCGGGAACGTCCTGGCCACCGACGAGACCGTGAACTACAGCCAGGGCGCGGTCAGTCAGCTGACCAGGACCAACGTCTGCGCCGAGCCGGGCGACTCGGGCGGCTCCTTCATCAGTGGTGACCAGGCCCAGGGTGTCACCTCGGGCGGCTGGGGCGACTGCACCGGCGGGGGCGAGACCTGGTTCCAGCCGGTCAACGAGATCCTGAGCAGGTACGGCCTCACCCTCACCACGGCCTGA
- a CDS encoding PP2C family protein-serine/threonine phosphatase, translating into MNRRRPSSAASADELLTTLQQLTAQARREVELHQARVELAEALQRGMLTRTLPSPPGLRAAARYSPARSGLDIGGDWYDGFPLPDGSFGYAIGDVQGHDVEAAAFMGQIRIGMRAVATTTADPGKIMGRTNNLLLSADSALFATCTFLRFDPVTWELDSARAGHVPSVWASVDGRAVVAEDAGGLPLGIQADQSYPVTRRKLRQAGAFVLFTDGVIEGPSFSIEDGLENVMRRVASHAADEADELADAVILTAALTGHQDDAAVLVLRHDAAPGGG; encoded by the coding sequence ATGAACCGGCGTCGTCCCTCCAGCGCAGCAAGCGCCGACGAGCTCCTCACCACGCTGCAGCAGCTCACCGCCCAGGCGCGGCGGGAGGTGGAACTGCACCAGGCACGGGTCGAGCTGGCCGAGGCCCTGCAGCGCGGCATGCTCACGCGTACCCTCCCCTCGCCCCCCGGCCTCCGGGCGGCGGCTCGCTACAGCCCCGCGCGCAGCGGTCTGGACATCGGCGGTGACTGGTACGACGGGTTCCCGCTGCCGGACGGATCCTTCGGCTACGCCATCGGGGACGTACAGGGCCATGACGTCGAGGCCGCCGCGTTCATGGGGCAGATCCGTATCGGTATGCGTGCCGTGGCCACCACCACGGCGGATCCGGGCAAGATCATGGGCCGGACCAACAACCTGCTGCTGTCCGCGGACTCCGCGCTCTTCGCCACCTGTACCTTTCTGCGTTTCGACCCGGTCACCTGGGAACTGGACTCCGCCCGAGCCGGACACGTCCCCTCGGTCTGGGCCTCGGTCGACGGACGGGCGGTCGTCGCGGAGGACGCCGGGGGTCTGCCGCTCGGTATCCAGGCGGACCAGTCGTACCCCGTCACCCGGCGGAAGCTGAGGCAGGCGGGCGCGTTCGTGCTCTTCACCGACGGGGTGATCGAGGGGCCGTCCTTCTCGATCGAGGACGGTCTGGAGAACGTGATGCGCAGGGTGGCCTCGCACGCCGCCGACGAGGCCGACGAACTGGCAGACGCGGTCATCCTGACCGCGGCGCTCACCGGGCATCAGGACGACGCCGCCGTTCTCGTTCTGCGCCACGACGCCGCGCCCGGCGGCGGGTGA
- a CDS encoding MASE1 domain-containing protein, with protein sequence MIRSETTRRTTVTVLRVLAVAAVYYGSGRLGLLSRVTVRGATVTPLWPPTGIALGSLLLWGTRMWPGIALGALLVITATGDVFDRGDLTIIAGNTLAPVLAFVMLRRVGFRTDLAHLRDGTVLVFVGALGGMLISATTGTTVLLFEDKLPEGGYWPVWFAWWVGDAMGVLVVTPLLLVLRRVRWPRASDRWAEAITLTLAVAVVAPLATRSHLTLLFTVFPLLIWAALRFQLAGSAPSALLVTVLAVVSATHRLGPFDNLTLFEAMINVAVLNGSVALTSLLLAAVVTEQRNIRLRIERACEELADVVDHLAPGKSAQTWLPPEDGSRWGL encoded by the coding sequence GTGATCCGGAGCGAGACAACCAGACGTACGACCGTGACCGTACTGCGGGTCCTGGCCGTCGCCGCCGTGTACTACGGGTCCGGGCGGCTCGGCCTGCTGAGCCGGGTCACCGTGCGCGGCGCGACCGTCACACCGCTGTGGCCTCCCACCGGAATCGCGCTGGGCAGCCTGTTGCTCTGGGGCACCCGGATGTGGCCGGGGATCGCGCTCGGCGCCCTGCTCGTGATCACCGCGACCGGAGACGTCTTCGACCGCGGCGACCTCACCATCATCGCGGGCAACACCCTGGCTCCGGTCCTCGCCTTCGTCATGCTCCGCCGGGTCGGCTTCCGTACGGACCTGGCCCATCTGCGGGACGGCACCGTCCTGGTCTTCGTAGGGGCGCTCGGCGGGATGCTCATCAGCGCGACGACCGGGACCACCGTGCTGCTGTTCGAGGACAAGCTCCCGGAGGGCGGCTACTGGCCGGTCTGGTTCGCCTGGTGGGTGGGGGACGCCATGGGCGTGCTCGTCGTCACCCCGCTGCTCCTGGTACTGCGCAGGGTGCGGTGGCCCCGGGCTTCCGACCGGTGGGCCGAGGCCATCACGCTGACCCTTGCGGTCGCCGTCGTCGCTCCGCTGGCGACCCGGAGTCACCTCACCTTGCTCTTCACGGTCTTTCCGCTGCTGATCTGGGCGGCCCTGCGCTTCCAGCTCGCCGGAAGCGCTCCCAGTGCGCTGCTGGTCACCGTGCTGGCGGTCGTGTCCGCCACCCACCGGCTGGGGCCCTTCGACAACCTCACCCTGTTCGAGGCGATGATCAACGTCGCGGTGCTCAACGGATCGGTGGCACTGACCTCGCTGCTCCTGGCCGCCGTCGTCACCGAGCAGCGGAACATCCGCCTCAGGATCGAGCGGGCCTGCGAGGAACTGGCCGATGTGGTCGACCACCTCGCGCCGGGCAAGTCCGCGCAGACCTGGCTTCCCCCTGAGGACGGGTCGCGCTGGGGTCTCTGA
- a CDS encoding MFS transporter, translated as MAARRRGNAARRSGDAAVGERYKWVALSNTTLGVLIATMDASIVIISLPAIFRGIGLDPLAPGNIGYLLWMILGYLLVSAVLVVVLGRLGDMFGRVRMYNMGFAIFACASLALSLDPLKGGPGALWLIGFRIVQAVGGSMLTANSAAILTDAFPAEQRGMALGVNQITALAGQFLGLLAGGLLATIDWRAVFWISVPIGVFGTIWSYRSLRETGSRKPGRIDWAGNLTFTAGAGILLAAITYGIQPYGGHPTGWTNPWVLGGLGGGVLLLVAFCLVETRVAEPMFQLGLFRIRAFAAGNLAALLTAIARGGLQFMLIIWLQGIWLPLRGYDFEQTPLWAGIFMLPLTVGFLIAGPMSGILSDRYGARLFSTTGLALVAAAFVGLLILPVNFSYLYFAALLLLSGIGQGMFSAPNTSAIMGSVPPEQRGVASGMRATFQNSGTALSIGLSFSLMISGLAGTLPHTLSSGLQGQGVPAGTAEKVAGLPPVSTLFATFLGKNPISQLLGPSGVLDRLPESAARTLTGTRFFPELVSGPFHHGLVTVFSAAAAMAVVAALASALRGRRPTSPVGPTNSSDPTGASSRPDVSSPGGSNDQEENMTKSALLVMDVQQGIVERFGEDPAYLSRLREVIDAARTGGLPVVYVVVGFRTGHPEITSRNKNFGALPGSESALHGGGFAEGDPAARIHPDVAPQPGDVVVTKKRVSAFAGSDLDMVLRAGGIDSLVLTGIATSGVVLSTLRQAADLDFVLTVLEDCCLDADPEVHRVLTGKVFPRQADVLTADAWVRAAGK; from the coding sequence ATGGCCGCGCGACGCCGCGGGAACGCTGCCCGGCGGAGCGGCGACGCCGCGGTCGGTGAGCGTTACAAATGGGTCGCGCTCTCCAACACCACGCTCGGTGTGCTGATCGCGACCATGGACGCGTCGATCGTGATCATCTCCCTCCCGGCCATCTTCCGCGGGATCGGTCTCGACCCGCTCGCTCCGGGCAACATCGGCTACCTGCTCTGGATGATCCTGGGCTATCTGCTGGTCTCCGCGGTGCTGGTGGTCGTCCTCGGCCGGCTCGGCGACATGTTCGGCCGGGTCCGGATGTACAACATGGGCTTCGCGATCTTCGCCTGCGCCTCGCTCGCCCTCTCGCTCGACCCGCTGAAAGGCGGCCCCGGCGCGCTGTGGCTGATCGGCTTCCGCATCGTGCAGGCCGTCGGCGGGTCGATGCTGACCGCGAACTCCGCAGCCATCCTCACCGACGCCTTCCCCGCCGAGCAGCGCGGCATGGCCCTGGGCGTCAACCAGATCACCGCGCTGGCCGGACAGTTCCTCGGGCTGCTCGCGGGTGGGCTGCTGGCCACCATCGACTGGCGTGCGGTGTTCTGGATCAGCGTGCCGATCGGGGTGTTCGGCACGATCTGGTCGTACCGCAGTCTGCGCGAGACCGGTTCCCGCAAGCCGGGGCGCATCGACTGGGCGGGCAACCTCACGTTCACCGCGGGCGCGGGCATCCTGCTCGCCGCCATCACCTACGGGATCCAGCCCTACGGCGGCCATCCGACGGGCTGGACCAACCCCTGGGTGCTCGGCGGGCTCGGTGGGGGAGTGCTGCTGCTCGTGGCCTTCTGTCTCGTCGAGACCCGGGTCGCCGAACCGATGTTCCAGCTCGGCCTGTTCCGCATCCGCGCCTTCGCCGCCGGGAACCTGGCCGCGCTGCTCACCGCGATTGCCCGTGGCGGGCTCCAGTTCATGCTGATCATCTGGTTGCAGGGGATCTGGCTGCCCCTGCGCGGATACGACTTCGAACAGACGCCGCTGTGGGCCGGCATCTTCATGCTGCCGCTGACCGTCGGATTCCTCATCGCCGGGCCGATGTCCGGCATCCTGTCGGACCGTTACGGCGCGCGGCTGTTCTCCACCACCGGGCTCGCGCTGGTGGCCGCCGCTTTCGTCGGTCTGCTGATCCTGCCGGTGAACTTCTCGTACCTCTACTTCGCGGCGCTGCTGCTGCTCAGCGGGATCGGGCAGGGAATGTTCTCCGCCCCGAACACCTCCGCGATCATGGGCAGTGTCCCGCCGGAACAGCGCGGGGTGGCGTCCGGCATGCGCGCGACGTTCCAGAACTCGGGTACGGCGCTGTCGATCGGCCTGTCGTTCTCGCTGATGATCTCCGGTCTCGCCGGAACGCTTCCGCACACGCTGAGCAGTGGTCTGCAGGGACAGGGGGTACCCGCAGGTACGGCTGAAAAGGTGGCGGGGCTGCCTCCGGTGAGCACGCTGTTCGCGACGTTCCTCGGTAAGAACCCGATCAGTCAACTGCTCGGTCCCAGCGGCGTGTTGGACAGACTCCCCGAGTCTGCGGCGCGCACCCTGACCGGGACCCGGTTCTTCCCCGAACTGGTCTCGGGCCCGTTCCACCACGGCCTCGTCACCGTCTTCAGCGCTGCCGCGGCCATGGCGGTGGTGGCCGCGCTCGCCTCGGCGTTGCGCGGCCGTCGTCCCACCAGCCCCGTCGGCCCCACCAACTCCAGCGACCCGACCGGTGCGAGCAGCCGGCCCGACGTCAGCAGCCCCGGCGGCTCCAATGACCAGGAAGAGAACATGACGAAGAGCGCACTCCTCGTGATGGACGTCCAGCAGGGCATCGTGGAACGGTTCGGCGAGGACCCCGCGTATCTGTCGCGGCTGCGGGAGGTGATCGACGCGGCGCGGACGGGTGGCCTCCCCGTGGTCTACGTGGTCGTCGGATTCCGTACCGGACACCCCGAGATCACCTCCCGCAACAAGAACTTCGGCGCACTCCCGGGCAGCGAGAGCGCCCTGCACGGCGGGGGCTTCGCCGAAGGCGATCCGGCCGCCCGGATCCATCCCGATGTGGCACCGCAGCCGGGGGACGTCGTCGTCACGAAGAAGCGCGTCAGCGCGTTCGCGGGCAGCGACCTCGACATGGTGCTGAGGGCGGGCGGCATCGACAGCCTCGTCCTCACCGGCATCGCCACCAGCGGTGTGGTGCTCTCCACGCTGCGCCAGGCCGCTGACCTCGACTTCGTTCTCACGGTGCTGGAGGACTGCTGTCTGGACGCCGACCCCGAGGTGCACCGGGTGCTCACCGGGAAGGTGTTCCCCCGGCAGGCGGATGTCCTCACCGCTGACGCATGGGTGCGTGCTGCCGGGAAGTGA